One stretch of Arachis duranensis cultivar V14167 chromosome 1, aradu.V14167.gnm2.J7QH, whole genome shotgun sequence DNA includes these proteins:
- the LOC107493676 gene encoding uncharacterized protein LOC107493676 isoform X1, with translation MGHKKRNSAPRSKHSPATSPAAQFAVVGDGIASPEKQDSGNVPDHNSNTNNGVQNPNGIEFPPPPPPPPPPPQSDGPSSEYTAIKLECERALTAFRRGNHNRALKLMKELCGKQENAAHSAFAHRVQGFVAFKVAGILNDPTAKQRHVKNAVDSARKAVELCPNSVEYAHFYANLMLEVANDGKDYEEVVQECERALAIENPSDPGKESFQDESDQKLSTPEARVSHVQNELRQLIQKSNIASLSSWVKNLSNGEERFRLIPIRRPTEDPMELRLVQTRRPNEIKKVTKTPEERRKEIEVRVAAARLLQQKSESPQSPNEVDKDERGLDSSSATGQSRRRHVNSKKNGSTAERRKWVQSYWSSMSVEMKKDLLRVRVSDLRSHFGSSKDTLPIDLLAEAVSYAEANKTWKFWVCCHCDEKFNDDESHSQHLAQAHMGMLSPNLQGHLPHNVDSEWIDMIHNCSWKPLDVSAAVKMLESRMKFKGSTLVEDSYFDHHTQDYYDCINDATDPYHEKEGLGYSLHNCTTESNNYCKAVASNVREGVENQLSMSHPFADSWPVSDDSERAKLLEKIRAVFEMLIKHKYLAASHLSKVIQFTMGEIQGLAAGSQFLNHGVDQTPMCICFLGASQLKKILQFLQELSHACGLGRYGDKGNGLMNEFHDINQGPEIKENIVLNGDSSCLLLDECLLVTQVTFDAAQGTVLDNMTAQSSHDGISSDNDDFLSWIYSGSAIGDQLTSWMRTKEDNKHQGTEIIKMLDKEFYQLQTLCEKKSDRMSYEEALQTVEDLCLEEGKKREIVGDFVQQSYESVLRKRREELIESENDVMNVGNRFELDAISNVLQEAESMNVNQFGYEETYAGVTAQLCDLESGEEEEWRMKDYLHQMDGCIEIAIQKLKEHLSIELSKIDARIIRNIAEMQQFELKLGPLSAYDYRAILLPLVKSYLRARLEEFAEKDAVEKSDAAREAFLAELARDAKKAKGGSENTRNVDKTKDKKKTKDHRKTKDLKASSGHEELLLQASSPDSNTVAPDSYFQDPELVSMNDNYLEQQEEEYRRKIELEEEEKKLEETLEFQRRIENEAKQKHLAELQKKSSGICLEEVADKIQDAQLKTVADGPDVHDHVKLPIQEQSADENCCPSEVDSVIVTTKNGSLVPNKYSVDSADQKILHQPTVKQAGIPNGVVPENGHQLPDRRAGKKHKRHRNSSKMVDGKLESVSLEKNIEDAHTDRHSREHVKFHNDQDANNGWESNVSKAKKDLQMEDEEEERFQADLKKAVRQSLDTYQARGKLPLDSSLRMSQRSASQVDSLGFPTQKDSTEDANGTTLLGTGLKNEVGEYNCFLNVIIQSLWHLRRFREEFLGRSRSEHDHVGNPCVVCALYEIFTALDLASKDSRREAVAPTSLRIALSNLYPDSNFFQEAQMNDASEVLAVIFDCLHRAFTRGSSVSDTESVESNCMGSWDCANNTCIAHSLFGMDIFEQMNCYHCGLESRHLKYTSFFHNINANALRTMKVMCSESSFDELLNLVEMNHQLACDPEVGGCGKLNYIHHFLSTPPHVFMTVLGWQNTCESADDITATVAALSTALDISVLYRGLDPKRTHSLVSVVCYYGQHYHCFAYSHDHDQWIMYDDKTVKIIGGWADVLTMCEKGHLQPQVLFFEAVN, from the exons ATGGGACACAAGAAGCGAAATTCGGCTCCGCGGTCCAAACATTCGCCGGCGACTTCTCCGGCGGCGCAATTCGCCGTCGTCGGCGACGGTATCGCATCGCCGGAGAAACAAGACTCAGGCAATGTTCCCGATCACAACAGCAACACCAATAACGGCGTTCAGAACCCTAACGGGATCGAGTTTCCTCCTCCGCCACCGCCGCCGCCTCCTCCGCCTCAATCCGATGGTCCTTCCTCCGAGTACACCGCGATCAAGCTCGAGTGTGAGCGTGCCCTAACGGCGTTCCGGCGCGGGAACCACAACAGAGCACTGAAGCTCATGAAGGAGCTATGCGGGAAACAAGAGAACGCTGCTCACTCCGCATTTGCGCACCGCGTCCAGGGATTCGTCGCCTTTAAGGTCGCCGGAATCTTGAACGACCCTACCGCGAAGCAACGGCACGTGAAGAACGCCGTCGATTCGGCTCGCAAGGCCGTCGAGCTGTGCCCTAATTCGGTCGAGTACGCGCACTTCTACGCCAATTTGATGCTCGAGGTCGCGAACGACGGGAAGGATTATGAGGAGGTAGTGCAGGAGTGCGAGAGGGCGCTGGCGATAGAGAACCCTAGCGATCCAGGGAAGGAGAGCTTCCAGGATGAGAGTGATCAGAAGTTGTCGACTCCCGAGGCACGTGTTTCGCATGTGCAAAACGAGCTGCGGCAGCTGATTCAGAAGTCGAACATCGCTTCGCTGTCGAGCTGGGTGAAGAATCTGAGCAACGGCGAGGAGAGATTTCGGCTGATTCCGATTCGGAGGCCGACGGAGGACCCTATGGAGCTGAGACTGGTTCAGACTCGAAGGCCTAACGAGATCAAGAAAGTGACGAAGACGCCGGAAGAGAGGAGGAAGGAGATTGAAGTGAGAGTCGCCGCTGCGAGGCTGTTGCAGCAGAAGTCTGAGTCGCCCCAATCTCCGAACGAAGTAGATAAGGATGAGAGGGGGCTGGATTCATCTTCAGCGACTGGTCAGAGTAGGAGGAGGCATGTGAATTCGAAGAAGAATGGGTCTACTGCTGAGAGGAGGAAATGGGTGCAATCTTACTGGAGTTCGATGAGTGTGGAAATGAAGAAGGACTTgcttagggttagggtttctgATCTTAGGTCACACTTTGGGTCTTCGAAGGATACTTTGCCTATTGATCTTTTGGCGGAGGCTGTGTCGTATGCTGAGGCCAATAAGACATGGAAATTCTGGGTTTGCTGCCATTGTGATGAGAAATTTAACGATGACGAGTCTCACAGCCAACATCTTGCGCAGGCGCACATGGGTATGCTCTCGCCGAATTTGCAGGGGCATCTGCCCCATAATGTTGACAGTGAGTGGATTGATATGATTCATAATTGTTCTTGGAAGCCTCTGGATGTTTCTGCTGCAGTTAAAATGCTTGAGAGTAGAATGAAATTCAAAGGTTCAACATTAGTTGAGGATTCGTACTTCGATCATCATACACAGGACTACTATGACTGTATTAATGATGCAACTGATCCTTACCATGAGAAAGAAGGTTTGGGATACAGTCTTCATAACTGTACAACAGAAAGCAATAACTATTGTAAAGCTGTTGCAAGTAATGTGAGAGAAGGCGTTGAAAACCAATTATCTATGTCGCATCCTTTCGCTGATAGTTGGCCAGTATCTGATGATTCTGAGCGCGCAAAACTTCTGGAGAAAATTCGTGCAGTATTTGAGATGCTTATTAAGCATAAATATCTTGCTGCTAGTCACCTTAGCAAGGTTATACAATTTACTATGGGTGAGATTCAAGGTCTTGCTGCTGGTTCTCAATTTCTAAACCATGGTGTCGACCAAACGCCAATGTGCATATGCTTTCTGGGGGCATCACAGCTTAAGAAAATTCTCCAATTTCTTCAAGAGCTATCTCATGCATGCGGATTGGGTAGATATGGTGATAAAGGTAATGGTCTCATGAATGAGTTTCATGATATCAATCAAGGTCCTGAGATCAAAGAGAATATTGTTCTCAATGGAGATTCATCATGCCTCCTTCTGGATGAGTGTTTACTGGTTACACAAGTCACTTTTGATGCTGCTCAGGGGACTGTATTGGATAATATGACTGCCCAAAGTTCTCATGATGGTATTTCAAGCGATAATGATGATTTTCTATCCTGGATATATTCAGGTTCAGCTATAGGGGATCAATTGACATCATGGATGCGAACCAAAGAAGATAATAAACACCAAGGTACAGAAATTATCAAGATGCTTGATAAGGAGTTTTATCAACTACAGACCCTATGTGAGAAGAAGTCTGACCGAATGAGTTATGAGGAAGCACTGCAGACAGTAGAGGATCTTTGTCTTGAAGAGGGAAAGAAGAGGGAAATTGTTGGTGACTTTGTCCAGCAAAGCTATGAGTCTGTCTTAAGAAAACGAAGAGAAGAGCTCATTGAAAGTGAGAATGATGTGATGAATGTCGGCAATAGGTTTGAGTTGGATGCCATATCAAATGTTTTGCAAGAAGCAGAATCAATGAATGTTAATCAATTTGGATATGAAGAAACTTATGCTGGCGTGACTGCTCAGTTATGTGACTTGGAatctggtgaagaagaagaatggagaaTGAAAGACTACTTGCATCAAATGGATGGTTGTATAGAAATTGCTATTCAGAAACTGAAAGAGCACTTGTCTATAGAG CTTAGCAAAATTGATGCTCGAATCATTAGAAATATTGCTGAGATGCAACAATTCGAACTCAAGCTTGGGCCTCTTTCCGCTTATGATTATCGGGCTATATTATTGCCTCTAGTGAAGTCATACCTAAGG GCACGTTTAGAAGAATTTGCCGAGAAGGATGCAGTAGAGAAGTCTGATGCTGCGAGGGAAGCATTCTTGGCTGAACTTGCACGTGATGCTAAGAAGGCTAAAGGGGGAAGTGAGAACACAAGAAATGTGGATAAGACCAAAGATAAGAAGAAGACTAAAGatcacagaaaaacaaaagatCTGAAG GCTTCAAGTGGTCATGAGGAGCTATTGCTGCAAGCTAGCAGTCCTGA TTCCAATACTGTTGCACCTGATAGTTACTTTCAAGATCCTGAGCTTGTTTCCATGAATGATAATTACTTGGAACAACAGGAAGAGGAATATAGACGGAAAATAGAGCTAGAAGAGGAGGAAAAAAAGCTTGAGGAAACTTTAGAATTTCAGCGTAGGATAGAAAATGAAGCCAAACAAAAACACCTTGCCGAATTACAAAAGAAATCGTCTGGGATATGTTTAGAGGAAGTTGCGGACAAAATTCAGGATGCTCAGTTGAAGACAGTTGCTGATGGGCCAGATGTGCATGATCATGTAAAACTGCCTATACAG GAGCAGTCAGCTGATGAGAATTGCTGTCCTAGTGAAGTGGATAGTGTGATAGTCACCACTAAAAATGGTTCTTTGGTGCCAAATAAATATTCAGTTGATTCAGCTGATCAAAAGATATTGCATCAGCCAACTGTTAAACAAG CAGGTATACCTAATGGAGTTGTTCCAGAGAATGGTCATCAGTTGCCTGATCGTCGTGCAGGGAAAAAGCATAAACGGCATAGGAATTCTTCCAAAATGGTTGATGGAAAATTGGAATCTGTCTCATTGGAAAAGAATATTGAGGATGCACATACTGACAGACATTCAAGAGAGCATGTTAAATTCCATAATGATCAAGATGCAAACAATG GGTGGGAAAGCAATGTATCAAAGGCGAAGAAAGATCTGCAAAtggaagatgaggaggaggaaagaTTCCAAGCTGATCTTAAAAAGGCTGTACGACAAAGCCTGG ACACATATCAAGCACGTGGAAAACTGCCTTTGGATTCTAGTTTAAGAATGTCTCAGAGATCTGCTTCACAAGTAGATTCATTGGGTTTTCCAACACAGAAAGACTCAACTGAGGATGCAAATGGAACTACATTGCTTGGTACTGGGCTAAAGAATGAAGTTGGTGAATATAACTGTTTTCTCAATGTTATTATACAG TCTTTATGGCATTTAAGACGCTTTCGGGAGGAATTTCTTGGCAGATCAAGATCAGAGCATGATCATGTTGGCAATCCTTGTGTCGTCTGTGCATTGTATGAGATCTTCACTGCTTTGGACCTTGCATCAAAGGACTCAAGGAGAGAAGCAGTAGCACCTACTTCCCTGCGAATAGCTCTAAGCAACCTATATCCAGATAGTAACTTCTTCCAGGAG GCTCAGATGAACGATGCTTCTGAGGTACTTGCAGTGATATTTGACTGCCTTCATCGTGCATTTACCCGTGGTTCAAGTGTTTCTGACACTGAGTCGGTGGAAAGTAATTGCATGGGATCTTGGGATTGTGCAAATAATACTTGTATAGCACATTCACTTTTCGGAATGGACATTTTTGAGCAAATGAACTGCTATCACTGTGGTCTCGAGTCCAGACATTTGAAGTATACATCCTTCTTTCACAATATAAATGCCAACGCATTACGAACAATGAAG GTTATGTGTTCTGAAAGTTCCTTTGATGAGCTATTGAACCTTGTGGAGATGAACCATCAATTGGCTTGTGATCCAGAAGTTGGTGGTTGTGGCAAGCTTAACTACATCCATCACTTTCTTTCAACTCCACCTCATGTTTTTATGACAG TTCTTGGTTGGCAAAATACATGCGAGAGTGCTGATGATATAACAGCCACTGTGGCAGCCCTGAGCACTGCACTAGACATCAGTGTCCTATATCGAGGCTTAGATCCTAAAAGAACTCATAGCTTGGTATCAGTG GTTTGCTACTATGGCCAACATTATCATTGCTTTGCTTACAGTCATGACCATGATCAATGGATTATGTATGATGACAAGACTGTCAAG ATAATTGGTGGATGGGCAGATGTTCTTACAATGTGTGAAAAAGGACATCTACAACCTCAGGTTCTTTTCTTTGAAGCTGTAAACTAG